One genomic window of Azospirillaceae bacterium includes the following:
- a CDS encoding isocitrate lyase/PEP mutase family protein, which yields MSNPILRQKLAAGKFFVVPGIQDMITAVIANKVGFDVVYGTGYWLTASALGLPDAGIASYTQMVDRMSTLARTSNAALIADADTGYGGLLNVHHTVRGYEQAGVTAVQIEDQEFPKKCGHTPYKRIVPVQDMVDKIKVACEARTDANTLIVARTDARQSEGLDGALRRLDAYAEAGADILFPEALTTEEEMRTACERFDKPVMANMANGGLTPVPNASVLEQIGYAFAIYPSLTSLVAATAMEKALVDLKERGIGEPEGIFNFKEFCSLIGFDDVWAFEAKWAPKP from the coding sequence ATGTCCAATCCCATCCTTCGCCAGAAGCTGGCCGCCGGTAAGTTCTTCGTCGTCCCCGGCATCCAGGACATGATCACCGCCGTCATCGCCAACAAGGTCGGCTTCGACGTGGTTTACGGCACCGGCTATTGGCTGACGGCCTCGGCCCTGGGCCTGCCCGACGCCGGCATCGCCAGCTACACCCAGATGGTGGACCGCATGTCCACCCTGGCGCGCACCAGCAACGCCGCCCTGATCGCCGATGCCGACACCGGCTATGGCGGCCTCTTGAACGTGCACCACACCGTGCGCGGGTATGAGCAGGCGGGCGTCACCGCCGTGCAGATCGAGGACCAGGAGTTCCCCAAGAAGTGCGGCCACACGCCGTACAAGCGCATCGTACCGGTGCAGGACATGGTGGATAAGATCAAGGTGGCGTGCGAGGCGCGCACCGATGCCAACACCCTGATTGTCGCCCGCACCGACGCCCGCCAGAGCGAAGGCCTGGACGGTGCCCTGCGCCGCCTGGATGCCTATGCCGAGGCCGGCGCCGACATCCTGTTCCCCGAAGCCCTGACCACCGAGGAAGAGATGCGCACGGCGTGTGAGCGTTTCGACAAGCCGGTGATGGCCAACATGGCCAACGGCGGCCTGACGCCCGTGCCCAACGCGAGCGTGCTGGAGCAGATCGGCTACGCCTTCGCGATATACCCGTCGCTGACCAGCCTGGTGGCCGCCACCGCCATGGAAAAGGCCTTGGTGGACCTGAAGGAACGCGGCATCGGCGAGCCCGAGGGCATCTTCAACTTCAAGGAATTCTGTTCCCTGATCGGCTTCGACGACGTCTGGGCGTTCGAGGCCAAGTGGGCGCCCAAGCCCTGA
- a CDS encoding alcohol dehydrogenase catalytic domain-containing protein: MDITAAVLGRSGDNERPYGANAPLAVKTVQLADPQPGELLVRIDAAGICHSDLSVINGDRPRPMPMALGHEAAGTVVKVGDPADTGFAVGDRVVLVFLPSCGQCPACASGQGYLCPNGAAANGEGRLMRGGRRLSDCGHDIHHHLGVSAFATHAVVDRRSAVKIDADVPPETAALFGCAVLTGVGAVMNTAQVRPGESLRIYGLGGVGLAALLGALAAGAQPVHAVDPSPEKRALALELGAARAVAPEEAGDLPQADVVVETVGRAAVLAQAYAAARRGGRIVTVGLPNPSEMLSIPAVSLVAEGKTLMGSYMGSSIPSRDIPRYLALWRAGRLPIERLLTSVSPLSEINQLMDVLAEGNAVRQIVKPA; encoded by the coding sequence ATGGACATCACGGCGGCCGTGCTGGGACGCAGCGGCGACAACGAACGGCCCTATGGCGCCAACGCGCCCCTGGCGGTGAAGACGGTGCAGTTGGCCGACCCGCAGCCGGGTGAGCTGCTGGTGCGTATCGACGCCGCCGGCATCTGCCATTCCGACCTGTCGGTCATCAACGGCGACCGCCCGCGCCCCATGCCCATGGCCCTTGGCCATGAGGCCGCCGGCACGGTGGTGAAGGTGGGGGATCCCGCCGACACCGGCTTCGCCGTGGGCGACCGGGTGGTGCTGGTCTTCCTGCCGTCCTGCGGGCAGTGCCCGGCCTGCGCCTCCGGCCAGGGGTACCTCTGCCCCAACGGGGCGGCGGCCAATGGCGAGGGCCGGCTGATGCGCGGCGGCCGGCGCCTGTCGGACTGCGGCCACGACATCCACCACCATCTGGGCGTTTCCGCCTTCGCCACCCACGCGGTGGTGGACCGTCGGTCGGCGGTGAAGATCGACGCCGACGTGCCGCCGGAAACCGCCGCCCTGTTCGGTTGCGCCGTGCTGACCGGCGTGGGTGCCGTCATGAACACCGCCCAGGTGCGCCCGGGCGAAAGCCTGCGCATCTATGGCCTGGGCGGTGTCGGTCTGGCCGCCTTGCTGGGCGCGCTGGCCGCCGGCGCGCAGCCGGTGCACGCGGTGGACCCGTCGCCGGAGAAGCGCGCCCTGGCGCTGGAACTGGGGGCCGCCCGCGCCGTGGCGCCGGAGGAGGCGGGCGACCTGCCCCAGGCTGACGTGGTGGTGGAGACGGTGGGCCGCGCCGCCGTTCTGGCCCAGGCCTACGCCGCCGCCCGCCGGGGCGGCCGCATCGTCACCGTGGGCCTGCCCAACCCGTCGGAGATGCTGTCCATCCCCGCCGTGTCGCTGGTGGCGGAGGGCAAGACCCTGATGGGCAGCTACATGGGATCGTCCATCCCCTCGCGCGACATCCCGCGCTACCTGGCCCTGTGGCGGGCCGGTCGCCTGCCCATCGAACGGCTGCTGACCTCCGTCAGCCCGCTGTCGGAGATCAACCAGCTGATGGACGTGCTGGCCGAGGGCAACGCCGTGCGCCAGATCGTGAAGCCCGCCTGA
- a CDS encoding hydantoinase B/oxoprolinase family protein — MTARIIQANETPYNKVAIDPVTLEVIENALRNARIEMDATLVRTAMSPGIREQGDAFPLICDHLGRMIVGQFGSYIGPFLEGYDGTVEDGDMIFLSDPYSVGGAISHCNDWLVLLPVFKDGRLLAYTSMFGHQSDIGGKVPGSMPIDATNIFQEGVRIPPVKIWKKGVYNEDLVKLVMHQVRTPAWCKADLNALIASCRVAARRVVEMAERFGDDVYTSATEMLLDRNYRAMQHLIETSVSEEKVSFQDYVCDDGMGYGPYKIKCTMWREDGRVILDFDGTDPQSSASINFFLNENMMKMFFGIYMIMVFDPQILFNDGYYPLIDVRIPEGSLLKPRFPAALSGRTHALGRLFDIMGGLLGQKTPEFLNAAGFSSSPHLFYAGTDKQGKWFQLFQIGFGGIPGRPLGDGPDGHSLWPGFTNVPNEFLERYFPMRIEKYETVPDSGGAGLHRGGNGINMVYRFLEPGVIAIHDDRWFVPPWGVNGGEPGTRARKLLVKADGTEIVLGNKLEDYEVEAGDQLHFITWGGGGWGDPLERDPALLAKELGQGLVTANGARRYGVVLVDGAVDQAATETLRAEMRATRGEIATFNFGPDIETLRANCLAETGLPAPRQPVWHHAAAAE; from the coding sequence ATGACCGCACGGATCATCCAGGCCAACGAAACGCCCTATAACAAGGTGGCCATCGACCCGGTGACGCTGGAAGTCATCGAGAACGCCCTGCGCAACGCCCGCATCGAGATGGACGCCACCCTGGTGCGCACCGCCATGTCGCCCGGCATCCGCGAGCAGGGCGACGCCTTCCCGCTGATCTGCGACCATCTGGGCCGCATGATCGTGGGCCAGTTCGGCAGCTACATCGGCCCCTTCCTGGAAGGCTATGACGGCACCGTCGAAGACGGCGACATGATCTTCCTGTCCGACCCGTACTCCGTCGGCGGCGCCATCAGCCATTGCAACGACTGGCTGGTGCTGCTGCCGGTGTTCAAGGACGGCCGCCTGCTGGCCTACACCTCCATGTTCGGCCACCAGTCCGACATCGGCGGCAAGGTTCCGGGATCCATGCCGATCGACGCCACCAACATCTTCCAGGAAGGCGTGCGCATCCCGCCCGTCAAGATCTGGAAGAAGGGCGTCTATAATGAGGACCTGGTGAAGCTGGTGATGCACCAGGTGCGCACGCCGGCCTGGTGCAAGGCCGACCTGAACGCCCTGATCGCGTCCTGCCGCGTGGCCGCCCGCCGGGTGGTGGAGATGGCCGAGCGTTTCGGCGACGACGTCTACACCTCCGCCACCGAAATGCTGCTGGACCGCAACTACCGCGCCATGCAGCACCTGATCGAAACCTCGGTCAGCGAGGAGAAGGTCAGCTTCCAGGATTACGTCTGCGACGACGGCATGGGCTACGGCCCCTACAAGATCAAGTGCACGATGTGGCGCGAGGATGGCCGCGTCATCCTGGACTTCGACGGCACCGACCCGCAGTCGTCCGCGTCGATCAACTTCTTCCTCAACGAAAACATGATGAAGATGTTCTTCGGCATCTACATGATTATGGTTTTCGATCCGCAAATCCTGTTCAACGACGGCTATTACCCGCTGATCGACGTACGCATCCCGGAAGGTTCGCTGCTGAAGCCGCGCTTCCCGGCGGCGCTGTCGGGCCGCACCCACGCGCTGGGCCGCCTGTTCGACATCATGGGCGGCCTGCTGGGCCAGAAGACGCCGGAGTTCCTGAACGCCGCCGGCTTCTCCTCCAGCCCGCATCTGTTTTATGCCGGCACGGACAAGCAGGGTAAGTGGTTCCAGCTGTTCCAGATCGGCTTCGGCGGCATCCCCGGCCGCCCGCTGGGCGACGGCCCGGACGGCCATTCGCTGTGGCCGGGCTTCACCAACGTGCCCAACGAGTTCCTGGAGCGCTACTTCCCGATGCGCATCGAGAAGTACGAGACCGTGCCCGACAGCGGCGGCGCCGGCCTGCACCGCGGCGGCAACGGCATCAACATGGTTTATCGCTTCCTGGAGCCGGGCGTCATCGCCATCCATGACGACCGCTGGTTCGTGCCGCCGTGGGGTGTGAACGGCGGTGAGCCGGGCACCCGCGCCCGCAAGCTGCTGGTCAAGGCCGACGGCACCGAGATCGTCCTGGGCAACAAGCTTGAGGATTATGAGGTCGAGGCCGGCGACCAGCTGCACTTCATCACCTGGGGCGGCGGCGGCTGGGGGGACCCGCTGGAACGCGATCCCGCCCTGCTGGCCAAGGAACTGGGCCAGGGCCTGGTGACCGCCAACGGCGCCCGCCGCTATGGCGTGGTGCTGGTGGATGGTGCCGTGGACCAGGCCGCGACCGAGACGCTGCGGGCGGAGATGCGCGCCACGCGGGGTGAGATCGCCACCTTCAACTTCGGCCCGGATATCGAGACCCTGCGCGCCAACTGCCTGGCGGAAACCGGTCTGCCGGCCCCGCGCCAGCCCGTCTGGCACCACGCCGCCGCCGCCGAGTGA
- a CDS encoding hydantoinase/oxoprolinase family protein, translating to MAYRLGVDVGGTFTDLLLLNQQSGDFWRHKTPSTPHDSSVGILNGVEAICAKAGVTPADVEFFLHGTTVATNAVLEGKGARVGLIVTEGYRQIMQIARSFVPGGLAGWIVWPKPTPLAALEDTVEIKGRMDAQGVEVRPTDDADIRAALETLKAQGVQALTVSLVNAYLNGSHEARVAELAAEIMPDIPLSLSHIVLPEMQEYERTLTTVANASVRPIVGNYVRNLRSKLRGGGMAGSLSLLRSDGGLMSSEKSEEHPVSLLMSGPAGGVTGAVWVAKNAGLDNILTLDVGGTSTDVALIENLEPRRVRTTEVGHLSVRASSLDVKTVGAGGGSIAYVPELTKALRVGPQSAGAVPGPVAYGKGGTLPTVTDANVVLGYLPEALLGGTFKLDREGAKKAVQTIADSLGIGLMEAARGIIDIVNENMFGALRMISVQQGYDPRHFALMGFGGAGPLHVNAVARLMGSWPAVSPVSPGVLCALGDATTRMRTETARSFSRRFKETDEAEVLSILEEMAAQTRKELKAEGIADADITTLFELDVRYEGQAFEVPLSIDAETLKRDGLAGITGRFDEEHHRLFTFNMESDHELVNLRAVALGPVLELEAHRLPEGNGDPSAAKIRDHELWADGAMRPAVIYDRSKLRAGDKIPGPAVVTEMDSTTLIELGCVGTVDAVGNILITLA from the coding sequence ATGGCGTATCGATTGGGTGTGGACGTCGGCGGTACCTTTACCGATCTGCTGCTGCTGAACCAGCAGAGCGGCGATTTCTGGCGGCACAAGACGCCGTCCACCCCCCATGACAGCTCCGTCGGCATCCTGAACGGGGTGGAGGCCATCTGCGCCAAGGCCGGCGTCACCCCGGCGGACGTGGAATTCTTCCTGCACGGCACCACCGTCGCCACCAACGCCGTGCTGGAGGGCAAGGGTGCGCGCGTCGGCCTGATCGTCACCGAAGGCTACCGGCAGATCATGCAGATCGCCCGCAGCTTCGTGCCCGGCGGCCTGGCCGGCTGGATCGTGTGGCCCAAGCCCACGCCGCTGGCGGCACTTGAGGACACGGTCGAGATCAAGGGCCGCATGGACGCGCAAGGGGTGGAGGTGCGGCCCACCGACGACGCCGACATCCGTGCCGCCCTGGAAACCCTGAAGGCCCAGGGCGTGCAGGCCCTGACCGTGTCGCTGGTCAACGCCTACCTGAACGGCAGCCACGAAGCCCGGGTGGCCGAACTGGCCGCCGAGATCATGCCCGACATCCCCCTGTCGCTCAGCCATATCGTCCTGCCGGAAATGCAGGAATATGAACGCACGCTGACCACCGTCGCCAACGCCTCCGTCCGGCCCATCGTCGGCAACTATGTGCGCAACCTGCGTTCCAAGCTGCGGGGCGGCGGCATGGCGGGCTCCCTGTCGCTGCTGCGTTCCGACGGCGGCCTGATGTCCTCGGAAAAGTCGGAGGAGCATCCCGTCTCGCTGCTGATGTCGGGTCCCGCCGGCGGTGTCACCGGCGCGGTGTGGGTGGCCAAGAACGCCGGGCTGGACAACATCCTGACCCTGGACGTGGGCGGCACCTCCACCGACGTGGCGCTGATCGAGAACCTGGAGCCGCGGCGCGTGCGCACGACCGAGGTCGGCCACCTGTCGGTTCGCGCCTCCTCCCTGGATGTGAAGACGGTGGGTGCCGGCGGCGGTTCCATCGCCTACGTGCCGGAACTGACCAAGGCCCTGCGCGTCGGCCCGCAGTCGGCCGGTGCCGTGCCGGGCCCCGTCGCCTATGGCAAGGGCGGCACCCTGCCCACCGTGACCGACGCCAACGTGGTGCTGGGCTACCTGCCCGAGGCGCTGCTGGGCGGCACCTTCAAGCTGGACCGCGAGGGGGCCAAGAAGGCGGTGCAGACCATCGCCGACAGCCTGGGCATCGGCCTGATGGAGGCCGCGCGCGGCATCATCGACATCGTGAACGAGAACATGTTCGGCGCCCTGCGCATGATCTCGGTCCAGCAGGGCTACGACCCCCGCCACTTCGCCCTGATGGGCTTCGGTGGCGCCGGCCCCCTGCACGTCAACGCCGTGGCCCGCCTGATGGGCAGTTGGCCCGCCGTGTCGCCGGTCAGCCCCGGCGTGCTGTGCGCCCTGGGTGATGCCACCACCCGCATGCGCACCGAGACGGCCCGCAGCTTCTCCCGCCGCTTCAAGGAAACGGACGAGGCCGAGGTGCTGTCCATCCTGGAAGAGATGGCGGCCCAGACCCGCAAGGAACTGAAGGCGGAGGGCATCGCCGACGCCGACATCACCACCCTGTTCGAACTGGACGTGCGGTATGAGGGCCAGGCCTTCGAGGTGCCGCTGTCGATCGACGCGGAAACCCTGAAGCGCGACGGCCTGGCCGGCATCACCGGCCGCTTTGACGAGGAACACCACCGCCTGTTCACCTTCAACATGGAAAGCGACCATGAGCTGGTGAACCTGCGCGCCGTGGCCCTGGGCCCCGTGCTGGAGCTTGAGGCCCACCGCCTGCCGGAGGGCAACGGCGACCCGTCGGCCGCCAAGATCCGCGACCATGAGCTGTGGGCCGATGGCGCCATGCGCCCGGCCGTGATCTACGACCGGTCCAAGCTGCGCGCCGGAGACAAGATCCCCGGCCCCGCCGTGGTGACCGAAATGGACAGCACCACCCTGATCGAACTGGGCTGCGTCGGCACGGTCGACGCGGTCGGCAACATCCTGATCACCCTGGCCTGA